The genomic window CACCCGGCGACCTGCCCCGTTTCGGAGAGCTCCGCCGCCACCTCAGCCACCATGGCCGATCCGAAGGGCGACCAGCCGAGCTCGTCCTGGCGGGTCCACTGGACCAGGACGGGCGCGCCCGGCACCGCGCGCGCGAGCAGGACGGCGTCGAAGGCCGCGTCGTCGGCGCCGTTGTGGCCGTAGCAGCCGGCGTTCTCGGCGTGTTCCACGGTGACCGTCTCGGCGTCGAGCCCGAGCGCCTGCGCGGTGGCGTCGCGTAGTTTGTGGATGCCCTGGCTGTGGCTCCACACGAGGAGCCTTCCGCCGCGGTCCCACCGGGCGACGCCACAGCTCGTGCCGATGGACGCGTGCGCCAGGAAGGGCCGGCTGTACCGTGCCGCCACCCGACGGGTGGGTGCGGTGACGCCGATGTCCTCCGCTAGAACCGGGATGTCGTCGTGCGGGCCGCGCAGCAGGAAGGCGGTCACGTCGGACTCGTCCGGCAGCGTGTCCCGCTCGTCCCACTCGGTCGCGTCGCGGAGTTGCTCTGCGGCGCGCGCGACCTGGAACTCGTCCGGGCCCACCACACCGAGGAAGGACCCGTCCCGGACCAGCTGCAGCTCAGCGCGCCCGGAAAGCACGTCACCCACGGCGGTGAGCCGCGCCCCCGGCGACGGTGGCCGCACCACGCGGCCGAACAGCATGCCGGGCAGCCTGAGGTCACTGATGTAGCGGGGCCGGCCGGCCACCTTGTCGGGCAGGTCCATCCGCGCCGCGCTGGTTCCGACCAGCCGCATGTCGACGGTGCTCGTCACCGCGACACCGGCATCCACGTCGCGGTTCAGGTCCACCGAGCCGGTCAGCTCGGCGTACGACGTTCGCCGCTCGTCGGTCAGGCAGCTGAACATTCCGCCCTCGACGACCACGTCCGCCGGATCGATCCCCCAGCGCCGGGCCGCCTCGGCGACGAAGAGCGCCCGTACGTGCGCCGCAACGAGCCGGACCGCCGGGGCGGCGTCGAAGATCGAGGTGCTTCCCGCCGTGAGTCCCTCGTCCGGGCCGAGTCCGGTGTGCGCGGGAAGCGGGTCGATGCGGGTGAGCGGTACGGTGAGCTCCTCGGCGGCCACCTGCGCGAGGGCGGTCAGGATCCCCTGGCCGAGCTCGACCTTCCCGACCCGCAGCGCGATGCGGCCGTCCGCCGTGACGGCGAGCCACCGGGACAGTCGCGGGTTGGCGGCGAGGTCCCGGGGCAGCCCGGTCGTGGTCTGGTCGGTCAGCGTCATGACCCGGCTTCACCCGCCTTCACCACCGCGTCGACGATCCGGCGCTGGACCCCGCAGCGGCAGAGGTTCAGGTCCAGGGCCTGCGCCACCTGCTCAGCCGATGGGTGCGGGTTCTCCTCCAGCAGCGCTGCCGCACTCACCGCGATGCCGGAGATGCAGAAGCCGCACTGTGCGGCCTGCTCGTCGAGCAGCGCCTGCTGCACGGGGTGCAGCTGCCCGGCCGACCCGAGCCCCTCGACGGTGACGACCGATCGGCCGTCCATGGACCACAGGGGGGTGTCGCAGGACGGTACGACGTTGCCGTCGACGCGGACGAAGCAGGCGCCGCACAGTCCCAAGCCGCAGCCAAACCGGCTGCCCTTGAGGCCCAGGTGGTTGCGCAGTAGCGACAGCAGCGCCGTGTCCGGGTCGGCCTCGACCGTGACCGGCTCGCCGTTGACAGTGAAGCGGAAGGTGCTGGTCATCGCCGCTCTCCGTCGAACACCTCGGGGTGCCGCTGCAGCTCGATCCGGGTACGTCGGATGTGCCCACCCAGGTAGCGCTCCGCGTCCACGGTGTCGCGGCGCTCGATCGCGTCGAGCAGGAGCCGGTGCTCGCCGTTGACCACCCACATTCGGCCCGGTCCGCTGAGCGCCATGAAGGCACGGCGGTAGTGCTGGGTGGAGTTCCACAGCCTGGTCACCATGCCGGTCAGCTGCTCGATGCCGCAACCGGTGTAGCTGAGCAGGTGGAACTCGCGGTCCAGCGCGAGGAACGACCCCATGTCGGTATCGGCCTCGATCCGGCTCTGGATCTCCTCGAGCCGCTCCAGCGCCGCGGCCCCAAGGTGGGGGATGCTCTCGCTCAGCGCCAGCGGCTCCAGCCGCTCGCGCATCTGGTAGATCACGTCCACCTCGTGCATGGAGAGCTTGGGCACGCGTGCGCCCTTGTGCGGCTCGTGCTCGGTGAGCCCCTCGGCCTCCAGGATCCGGAGGGCCTCGCGGACCGGCAGCCGGCTCGCACCGAGACGCTCGGCCACCTCCTCCTGGCGAATCCGCTCTCCTGGGGCGATGTCTCCGTTCAGGATCGCCGCGCGCAGGAAGTCGGCGACCCGGGCGCTCGCCGCCCCGGTGGCGGTCGGCTCAGGGGGAGGGGTCGGCAGGATGATGCCCTCGGTCATGCAGTCGCCTCCTGCTCGGCACGTTCCCGGTCGAACGCCTTGCCGTTCGGGTAGCAGACCAGCTCGAACTGCATCCCCCAGGGCGACAGGAAGTAGACCCAGCGGTTGCCCTCCGCGGGGCCTTTGCTCGCCGTCGGTCCGCCCAGCACCCCGACCCCGTGCCGCTCGAGGTGCGCGATGGCTTCGTCGAGGTCGTCGACGTACAAGGCGACGTGGTGGCCGCCGATGTCGCTGTTGCGGGGAATCGCATGCCGCTGGTCCGGCGAGGTGTAGGAGAAGACCTCGAACACCGCCTGGTCTCCGCAGCGGAAGAACCGGTTCTCCACCACCTCTGCCCGCGCGTGCACGTTCAGGTGCTCGGTCATCCAGTCGTCGTCGGCGCTCCGGAAGGGGCCGAGCGAGTAGAGGTACTCACAGCCGAGTACCTCGACGAGGAAGTGCGTCGCCTCCTCGAGGTCCGGCACGGTGAAGCCGACGTGGTCCAGTCGACGCAGCCCGGGCAACCCCATTTTGGATCCCTTCCTTCCACACCTCCTGTGTCTCCGATACTGGATCACGTGCAAAGCCCCATGTCCAGCGTTCAGCAGGATCTGGATTTGGATCCAAAGCTGTGCCAGTCTGTCGCCAGACACCGGAGGAGGGGTAGATGACCGACCACAGGAAGCTGGAGCCCGCGGCGCCGTGGGTCGAGCTCGTGGTGACGACGGATGACTGGGACGCCGCCGAGCCCGCGTTGCTCACCACGATGCTCAGCCAGCTGGTGCTGATCCGGACGTTCGAGGAGACGGTGCTTGAGCTGGCGGGGGCAGGTCTGATCCATGGGCCGGCGCACTCGAGCATCGGTCAGGAGGCCGGAGCGGTCGGCTCCGCGCTGCCTCTCACCAGCCAGGACGCGGTGAACGGGTCCCATCGTGGTCACCACCAGTTCCTCGCGAAGGCGCTGCACCACGTCGCGCCCAAGGGGCTCGACCCCGCCAAGGAGCTGACCGACGAGATCCGCGAGGTGCTGCTGCGCACGCTGGCCGAGATCTGCGGGCTGGACCGCGGCTTCAGCCACGGCCGCGGCGGCTCCATGCACCTGCAGTGGAAGGAAGCCGGCGCGATGGGCACGAACGCCATCGTGGGCGGCGGCGTGCCGCAGGCGGCCGGGTTCGCCTGGGCTCACCGGCAGGCCGGCACGGACGCGGTCTCGGTCACCTACTTCGGTGACGGAGCCGTCAACATCGGTTCGACGCTGGAGACCTTCAACCTGGCGGCCGCCTGGAAGCTGCCGGTCTGCTTCTTCATCGAGAACAACCAGTACGCCGTCTCCACCAGCGTGTTCGAGGCCACCGGTGAGCCCCGGCTCTCCGGCCGTGGGCCGGGGTTCAACATCCCCAGCTGGAAGGTCGACGGGATGGACCCGCTGGCCGTCTACCTGGCGATGCAGGAAGCGGTCGCACACATGCGGGCCGGTAAGGGGCCCACGATCATCGAGGCCGACACCTACCGGTACTTCCACCAGAACGGCGGGTTTCCGGGCAGCGCCTTCGGCTACCGCAGCAAGGCGGAGGAGAAGCGCTGGCGCGACCGCGACCCGATCAAGCAGCTGTCCGCCCAGCTGCTTCGGAGCGGCATCATGACGCGAGCCGAGATCGACGGCGTCGTGGCCCGTGCCAGGAAGGCGATGGCCGACACCACCGATGTCCTGCTCGAGCCCGTGCCCGGGGGGAAGCCGGGCCAGCGCCGGATCAAGGACAGCGAGTGGCCCGACCCGGCGTTCGTCGACGTCGGCGTGCGGGGCGACCTGAGCGAGTTCGACGAGGCCCCGCTGGCCGACGTGGATTCGTTCACCGGGGCGCTCGGCGAACAGAAGTTCATTGACGCCGTGGCCGGCGTCATGGTCCGCCGGATGGAGACCGACGCGTCCGTCGTGGTGATGGGCGAGGACGTGCACCGGCTCAACGGCGGCACCAACGGCGCCACCCGGGGGCTCAAGGAGCGGTTCCCCGACCGGGTGCTCGGTACCCCGATCAGCGAGAACGCGTTCGCGGGACTGGGCGGTGGCATCGCCCTCGACGGCCGCTACAAGCCGGTGGTGGAGTTCATGTACGCCGACTTCATGTGGGTGGCGGCCGACCAGCTGTTCAACCAGATCGGCAAGGCCCGGCACATGTTCGGCGGCACCGGCGACATGCCGTTCGTGCTCCGCAGCAAGGTCGCCATGGGCACCGGCTACGGCTCCCAGCACTCGATGGACCCCGCCGGCATCTTCGTCACCGCGCCCGGCTGGCGGATCGTGGCGCCCACGACGCCGTTCGACTACGTGGGCCTGATGAACAGTGCCCTGCGATGCAAAGACCCCGTCGTCGTCCTCGAGCACGTCGACCTTTACGGCTCCACCGACCTCGGCCCGGTCGACGACCTGGATTACTGCCTGCCGGTCGGCAAGGCAGCCGTCCGGCGCAGTGGCTCCGACGTCACGGTCATCTCCTACCTCGCGATGGTGCGCTACGTGCTCGAAGCGGTCGAGCAGGTCGACATCGACGCCGAGGTGGTGGACCTTCGCTGGCTCGACCGGGCGAGCCTCGACTGGGACACCCTGGGCGAGAGCATCAAGAAGACCAACAACGTGCTGATCGCCGAACAGGGAGCGGTCGGTGCGTCGTACGGCGGCTGGCTCGCCGACGAGATCCACCGGCGGTTCTTCGACTGGCTCGACCAGCCGGTGCAACGGGTCACGGGCGGGGAGGCCTCACCGAGCATCAGCAAGGTGCTGGAGCGGGCCGCGATCGCCCGGACCGATGAGGTCGTGGCGAAGCTGACCGAGATGGCGAGGTACTGAACATGGCCAGACTGTTGCGCATGCCCGAGGTCGCGGCGAACGCCACCGAGGCGATCCTGCAGGACTGGACGGTGGAGGAGAACATCGCGTTCTCGGCGCAGGACACCATCCTCACCGTGGAGACCGACAAGGCGGTGGTCGACATCGAGGCCGATGCCGACGGGATGGTCCTCAGGCGGCTGGTCCCGCCCGGGTCGAAGGTCGACGTCGGGGCTCCCATCGCCGTGCTGGGCGACCCGGGCGAGCAGGTCGGCGACCTCGAGGCGCTCCTGACGGAGCTCGGGGTCGGCTCCGGGGATGCAGCCGGGCCGGTTGCTGGGACGGCGGCTCGCCTCGACCCGGAGGGCGGCACGGCGAACACCGGCG from Micromonospora kangleipakensis includes these protein-coding regions:
- a CDS encoding GntR family transcriptional regulator yields the protein MTEGIILPTPPPEPTATGAASARVADFLRAAILNGDIAPGERIRQEEVAERLGASRLPVREALRILEAEGLTEHEPHKGARVPKLSMHEVDVIYQMRERLEPLALSESIPHLGAAALERLEEIQSRIEADTDMGSFLALDREFHLLSYTGCGIEQLTGMVTRLWNSTQHYRRAFMALSGPGRMWVVNGEHRLLLDAIERRDTVDAERYLGGHIRRTRIELQRHPEVFDGERR
- a CDS encoding VOC family protein; the protein is MGLPGLRRLDHVGFTVPDLEEATHFLVEVLGCEYLYSLGPFRSADDDWMTEHLNVHARAEVVENRFFRCGDQAVFEVFSYTSPDQRHAIPRNSDIGGHHVALYVDDLDEAIAHLERHGVGVLGGPTASKGPAEGNRWVYFLSPWGMQFELVCYPNGKAFDRERAEQEATA
- a CDS encoding alpha-ketoacid dehydrogenase subunit alpha/beta: MTDHRKLEPAAPWVELVVTTDDWDAAEPALLTTMLSQLVLIRTFEETVLELAGAGLIHGPAHSSIGQEAGAVGSALPLTSQDAVNGSHRGHHQFLAKALHHVAPKGLDPAKELTDEIREVLLRTLAEICGLDRGFSHGRGGSMHLQWKEAGAMGTNAIVGGGVPQAAGFAWAHRQAGTDAVSVTYFGDGAVNIGSTLETFNLAAAWKLPVCFFIENNQYAVSTSVFEATGEPRLSGRGPGFNIPSWKVDGMDPLAVYLAMQEAVAHMRAGKGPTIIEADTYRYFHQNGGFPGSAFGYRSKAEEKRWRDRDPIKQLSAQLLRSGIMTRAEIDGVVARARKAMADTTDVLLEPVPGGKPGQRRIKDSEWPDPAFVDVGVRGDLSEFDEAPLADVDSFTGALGEQKFIDAVAGVMVRRMETDASVVVMGEDVHRLNGGTNGATRGLKERFPDRVLGTPISENAFAGLGGGIALDGRYKPVVEFMYADFMWVAADQLFNQIGKARHMFGGTGDMPFVLRSKVAMGTGYGSQHSMDPAGIFVTAPGWRIVAPTTPFDYVGLMNSALRCKDPVVVLEHVDLYGSTDLGPVDDLDYCLPVGKAAVRRSGSDVTVISYLAMVRYVLEAVEQVDIDAEVVDLRWLDRASLDWDTLGESIKKTNNVLIAEQGAVGASYGGWLADEIHRRFFDWLDQPVQRVTGGEASPSISKVLERAAIARTDEVVAKLTEMARY
- a CDS encoding (2Fe-2S)-binding protein; translated protein: MTSTFRFTVNGEPVTVEADPDTALLSLLRNHLGLKGSRFGCGLGLCGACFVRVDGNVVPSCDTPLWSMDGRSVVTVEGLGSAGQLHPVQQALLDEQAAQCGFCISGIAVSAAALLEENPHPSAEQVAQALDLNLCRCGVQRRIVDAVVKAGEAGS
- a CDS encoding xanthine dehydrogenase family protein molybdopterin-binding subunit, with amino-acid sequence MTLTDQTTTGLPRDLAANPRLSRWLAVTADGRIALRVGKVELGQGILTALAQVAAEELTVPLTRIDPLPAHTGLGPDEGLTAGSTSIFDAAPAVRLVAAHVRALFVAEAARRWGIDPADVVVEGGMFSCLTDERRTSYAELTGSVDLNRDVDAGVAVTSTVDMRLVGTSAARMDLPDKVAGRPRYISDLRLPGMLFGRVVRPPSPGARLTAVGDVLSGRAELQLVRDGSFLGVVGPDEFQVARAAEQLRDATEWDERDTLPDESDVTAFLLRGPHDDIPVLAEDIGVTAPTRRVAARYSRPFLAHASIGTSCGVARWDRGGRLLVWSHSQGIHKLRDATAQALGLDAETVTVEHAENAGCYGHNGADDAAFDAVLLARAVPGAPVLVQWTRQDELGWSPFGSAMVAEVAAELSETGQVAGWTYDVYGQGHTARPGYRGTPGLLAGAYLERPLPSPVADDPPLTAGGGTTRNAVPIYTVGARRITGHRLVETPIRSSALRALGAFMNVFSIESFMDELAATCEEDPLSFRLRHLQDDRARAVLETAARAARWGTPVPEGRGRGIGLARYKDRGAYCAVVADVEAEERVVVRKLTVAVDVGRVINPDGVRNQIQGGATQATSWTLKERVRFDRRRVTSVDWETYPILRFSEAPEVEVHLLDRPDLPSVGAGEAAQGPTAAAIGNAVASALGVRVRDLPITTEAVIAAIDSQTD